The sequence below is a genomic window from Mesotoga infera.
AATACTTTGCGGGAGATCGCTCTGTGGGTTATCTCGATAACTTCTCCGTCATTAGCAAAGAAGAGAGTATGATCTCCGGGAACTCCCCCGGCCCTCACAGAGTGAATCGGCAAGTCTCTTCCCGTAGATTCCTTAAGCATCAAAGCGGTACCTGACGGCGTGTCTTTCTTCGCACTGTGATGCACTTCAATTATCTCGCCTTCGAAGCCTTTCAAAAGAGTTGAAAACTCTTTGAGGATCATTCGAAGCAGGTTTATGCCAATTGAGAAATTGAAGCTTTGAACCACAGGGACCTTTTCGGCAAGCTTTTCAAGATCAGAAATATCTGATTGGTCAAGGGCTGTAGTTCCGACTACCAGACCTGCGCCAAAT
It includes:
- a CDS encoding 4-hydroxy-tetrahydrodipicolinate reductase: MKYGLVGSSGRMGKEIIEVFKEHDLVLEVNDKGIFKHGEPEVIIDFSNREVLKTTIELTDQFGAGLVVGTTALDQSDISDLEKLAEKVPVVQSFNFSIGINLLRMILKEFSTLLKGFEGEIIEVHHSAKKDTPSGTALMLKESTGRDLPIHSVRAGGVPGDHTLFFANDGEVIEITHRAISRKVFAIGALTAAQFCADKEKGFYSFEEVIEWTQRR